The nucleotide sequence GTCTCCGTCAACCCAAATCCCTACGGAGCATTATCATGACTATCCTCGTTACCGGTGCAACAGGCCGAGTCGGCCGCCAAGTTGTCGAGCAACTTCTCAAGCGTGACGCCGATGTGCGCGTCCTCGTTCGCGATCCTTCCAAGGCACAATTCCCGGCACAGGTGGATGTCGTGCAGGGTGACATGCTTGACATCGACTCGCTTCGACAGGCATTCACCGGCGTTTCCACTTTCTTCCTGCTCAATGCCGTGGCGTCGGACGAATTTACCCAGGCACTTCTTACCCTCAACATCGCTCGCGAGGTGGGCGTCGAGCGGGTCGTCTATCTGTCGGTGCTCAACGCCGATCGCTTCGTGAATGTTCCGCACTTCGCGGTTAAATCAAGCGCCGAGCGGATGATCGAGCAGATGGGCTTCAGTGCGACGATTCTGCGCGCCTCCTATTTCATCGACAACGAAGTGATGATCAAGGATGCCATCGTCAATCACGGGGTGTATCCGATGCCGATTGGCAGCAAGGGTATCGCCATGGTTCACACCCAGGACATCGCTGAAGTAGCCGCCATCGAGCTGGTGCGCAGGGACCAGGCTGCGAATGACCTGCCCATCGAAAAGATCAATCTGGTGGGCCCCGACACCCTGACCGGTTCGAGCGTTGCGGCGATCTGGTCGGATGTGCTGCAACGTCCGGTCATCTACGGCGGCGACGACCCCACCGGCTTCGAACAGAACGTGGCGAACTTCATGCCCAAGTGGATGGCCTATGAGATGCGCCTTATGGCCGAGCGTTATGTCACGGATGGAATGATTCCAGAAACCGGTGACGTGGCCCGTCTGACCCGGATCCTGGGGCGTGAACTGCACGCTTATCGAGACTTCGCTGCCCAGCTTGCGCATGGGGTGTGATCGGACCTGCATGCGTTCTCGTCCCTTCGAGCGTGCGTGATTGCGCTGATCCAGGCGTGTGCTCGCTGAGCGGGGTGTAGTTGAAAAGAAATATGCCACTGTGCCACTGTTGTTTTGGTCGTTGCACGTCGTAAGCCCCCCTCGGGCGCCCGGAGAACACCATGCGCAAAATACCCCCTCTGAATTCCGTGCGAGCATTTGAGGCTGTAGCACGGCACCAGAGTTTTTCCGCCGCAGCGAACGAGCTTTCCGTGACGGTCGCTGCAGTCAGCCATCAAGTGCGGCAGTTGGAAGAAGGCTTGGGGCAAAAGCTCCTGGAAAGAGGGCGGATGGTGACCCTTACGCCTGCCGGAAAAGCGATCTATCCGCTGCTGCGAGAGAGCTTCGACCAGATTGCCCAGGCGTTCGCCCTGTTGGGCGGGGCAAAGGCGGGCGATGCCATTCATGTATCCACCACACGGGCATTCGCCGAGCGTTGGCTCATGCCGCGCCTGGCGAAGTTCAACGAGATTTATCCGAACATCGTGGTGTCCATCCACGCCTCGGAAAAAGTCGTGGATCTGCGTGCTGAAACCATCGACCTGGCGATTCGGTATGGTCCGGTCGATGCCGAGGCACAGGGGCCGGTGCTGTTCGAAGACCGGTTCATCGTCGTCGCAGACGAGCGCATCAGTCCGGTGGAACGCAACGCCACGATCAACGATTTCCATAATCGACCGCTGCTGGCGTTCAAATGGAAAAATCAGGCCCTCCAAGCCCCTGCATGGTCAGCCTGGCTGGCCGGGGTCAAGCACGATGCCTCCGGGGATTTGCGCATTTCCTGGTACAGCGAGGAGACCCTGGCGCTGCATGCACTGGAGCGGGGCCTGGGGCCCTTGTTGTGCAGCGATGTGCTGATTGACGATGAGCTTCGTTCTGGGCGGATCCGACGAGTAGAAGGACCGGTCTTGGCGGGGTTCACCTATTACCTGGTCGACGACAGCCGTGGCAACCCACGGCGCAGCCTGGCGTTGTTCAGGGAATGGCTCCTGGACGAGGCCAGGTCATTCAGGGGAAATGCCCTCGATGACCCGGCTGGAGATCAGCGGTTACTCACCACCTGAGTCGTGCTGGGAGAGCAAGGGCTGGATAGGCGGTGCTCCACTCAAGCCACGGACACCTGGCGTTGGCGTTCCTCGATCATCTGCCGGACCAGCACCGGAACGGCGCCAAATGCATTGGCGATGGCGGCTTCATGGCGAGCGTCGCCAAACTCCTGATAGTCGATGGAAATCATGTGGGTTTCGTTCACACCCAGATAGTGCGCGCAGGTCTGGATGTGTGTGTCCAGATGGTTCATGGACTCGCGAACACCCCCGGGACCAAACCCGAATTCGCCCCGGGACGACAAGATCACCAGTTTCTTGTCCTTCATGATGGGCTCCAACGGGTGGTCACCACGCGCCAGGTCAAAGGTGAAGGTTTTGCCGACTCGAATCACCTTGTCAAACCAGGACTTGAGCGCGGCCGGCATCCCGTAGTTGTACATCGGCGTGCCGAGCACGATGACATCGGCACGATCGATCTCATTGATCAGCTCATCCGAGAGGCGGATTTCCTCGCGTTTCTGCGGCGTCATCTGCTCTTCAGGCGTAAAAGCCGCAGCGATCCAGGCCTCGGTGATGAAGGGCGGCGGGTTGCGACCGACGTCACGGGTGATGACCTGGCTGTCGGCATCGCGCTCCAGCCAGGCCTCGACGAACGCCTGGGACAGTTTACGGCTCAGTGAGCGGTCCGCTCGTGCACTGGCGTCAATGTGAAGAAGAGTGGTCATGTCATGTACCCCGTTAAGCCTGAGGTGGAGTTACCTCAGCGACGGACATAAGTTGGCC is from Pseudomonas sp. B21-056 and encodes:
- a CDS encoding SDR family oxidoreductase encodes the protein MTILVTGATGRVGRQVVEQLLKRDADVRVLVRDPSKAQFPAQVDVVQGDMLDIDSLRQAFTGVSTFFLLNAVASDEFTQALLTLNIAREVGVERVVYLSVLNADRFVNVPHFAVKSSAERMIEQMGFSATILRASYFIDNEVMIKDAIVNHGVYPMPIGSKGIAMVHTQDIAEVAAIELVRRDQAANDLPIEKINLVGPDTLTGSSVAAIWSDVLQRPVIYGGDDPTGFEQNVANFMPKWMAYEMRLMAERYVTDGMIPETGDVARLTRILGRELHAYRDFAAQLAHGV
- a CDS encoding LysR substrate-binding domain-containing protein, yielding MRKIPPLNSVRAFEAVARHQSFSAAANELSVTVAAVSHQVRQLEEGLGQKLLERGRMVTLTPAGKAIYPLLRESFDQIAQAFALLGGAKAGDAIHVSTTRAFAERWLMPRLAKFNEIYPNIVVSIHASEKVVDLRAETIDLAIRYGPVDAEAQGPVLFEDRFIVVADERISPVERNATINDFHNRPLLAFKWKNQALQAPAWSAWLAGVKHDASGDLRISWYSEETLALHALERGLGPLLCSDVLIDDELRSGRIRRVEGPVLAGFTYYLVDDSRGNPRRSLALFREWLLDEARSFRGNALDDPAGDQRLLTT
- a CDS encoding FMN-dependent NADH-azoreductase codes for the protein MTTLLHIDASARADRSLSRKLSQAFVEAWLERDADSQVITRDVGRNPPPFITEAWIAAAFTPEEQMTPQKREEIRLSDELINEIDRADVIVLGTPMYNYGMPAALKSWFDKVIRVGKTFTFDLARGDHPLEPIMKDKKLVILSSRGEFGFGPGGVRESMNHLDTHIQTCAHYLGVNETHMISIDYQEFGDARHEAAIANAFGAVPVLVRQMIEERQRQVSVA